One genomic segment of Luteimonas galliterrae includes these proteins:
- the guaA gene encoding glutamine-hydrolyzing GMP synthase: MTDLHSDKILILDFGAQYTQLIARRIREIGVYCEIWAWDHDPAEIAKFGAKGIILSGGPESTTEHGSPRAPQEVFDSRLPLLGICYGMQTMAKQLGGETESADSREYGHAEVSLVAADRLFEGLKDHPGSPPRLDVWMSHGDHVSQAPPDFTVTARTDRVPVAAFANDDKRWYGVQFHPEVTHTKSGQEILRRFVVDICGCETLWTAANIIEDQIARVREQVGSDEVILGLSGGVDSSVVAALLHKAIGEQLTCVFVDTGLLRWQEGDQVMAMFAEHMGVKVIRVDAHERYFEKLKGVADPEAKRKIIGNLFVDIFDEESHKLANAKWLAQGTIYPDVIESAGSKTGKAHVIKSHHNVGGLPETMKLGLVEPLRELFKDEVRRLGVELGLPREMVYRHPFPGPGLGVRILGEVKPEYAELLAKADAIFIEELRKADLYDKTSQAFAVFLPVKSVGVVGDARAYEWVIALRAVETIDFMTAHWAHLPYDFLGRVSNRIINELRGVSRVVYDISGKPPATIEWE, translated from the coding sequence ATGACCGACCTCCACAGCGACAAGATCCTCATCCTCGATTTCGGCGCGCAGTACACCCAGCTGATCGCCCGCCGCATCCGCGAGATCGGCGTCTACTGCGAAATCTGGGCCTGGGACCACGATCCGGCCGAGATCGCGAAATTCGGGGCGAAGGGCATCATCCTGTCCGGCGGTCCCGAATCGACCACCGAGCACGGCTCGCCCCGTGCTCCGCAAGAAGTCTTCGACAGCCGACTGCCGCTGCTCGGCATCTGCTACGGCATGCAGACCATGGCCAAGCAGCTCGGCGGCGAAACCGAATCGGCCGATTCGCGCGAATACGGCCATGCCGAGGTTTCGTTAGTCGCCGCCGACCGCCTGTTCGAAGGTTTGAAAGACCATCCCGGTTCGCCGCCGCGCCTGGACGTGTGGATGAGCCACGGCGACCATGTTTCCCAGGCGCCGCCGGATTTCACCGTCACCGCCAGGACCGACCGCGTGCCGGTCGCCGCGTTCGCCAACGACGACAAGCGCTGGTACGGCGTGCAGTTCCATCCCGAAGTCACCCACACCAAGTCGGGCCAGGAAATACTGCGCCGCTTCGTGGTCGACATCTGCGGTTGCGAAACCCTGTGGACCGCGGCCAACATCATCGAAGACCAGATCGCCCGCGTGCGCGAACAGGTCGGTTCGGACGAGGTCATCCTGGGTCTGTCCGGCGGCGTCGATTCGTCCGTGGTCGCCGCGCTGCTGCACAAGGCGATCGGCGAGCAACTGACCTGCGTGTTCGTCGACACCGGCCTGCTGCGCTGGCAGGAAGGCGACCAGGTGATGGCGATGTTCGCCGAGCATATGGGCGTCAAGGTGATCCGCGTCGACGCCCACGAACGCTATTTCGAGAAATTGAAAGGCGTCGCCGATCCCGAGGCCAAGCGCAAGATCATCGGCAACCTCTTCGTCGACATCTTCGACGAGGAATCGCACAAACTGGCCAATGCGAAATGGCTGGCGCAGGGCACGATCTATCCGGACGTGATCGAATCGGCCGGCAGCAAGACCGGCAAGGCGCACGTCATCAAGAGCCACCACAACGTCGGCGGCCTGCCCGAGACGATGAAGCTGGGTCTGGTCGAACCGCTGCGCGAACTGTTCAAGGACGAAGTGCGGCGCCTAGGCGTTGAGTTGGGCCTGCCGCGCGAAATGGTCTACCGCCATCCGTTCCCCGGTCCGGGCCTGGGTGTGCGCATCCTCGGCGAAGTGAAGCCCGAATACGCCGAACTATTGGCCAAGGCCGACGCGATCTTCATCGAAGAACTGCGCAAGGCCGATCTGTACGACAAGACCAGCCAAGCCTTCGCCGTGTTCCTGCCGGTGAAATCGGTGGGCGTGGTCGGCGACGCGCGCGCTTACGAATGGGTGATCGCGCTGCGCGCGGTCGAGACCATCGACTTCATGACCGCGCATTGGGCGCATCTGCCCTACGATTTCCTGGGTCGCGTTTCCAACCGGATCATCAACGAATTGCGCGGCGTTTCCCGCGTGGTTTACGACATCAGCGGCAAGCCGCCGGCTACGATCGAGTGGGAGTAG
- the moeB gene encoding molybdopterin-synthase adenylyltransferase MoeB, with protein sequence MSIPEISPRQAQERQARGAILIDVREAHERALGMAQSARGVAKAELESDPATHLPQRDAEILLICQSGARSLQAAEALQAQGYADIASVQGGTTRWIADGLPVAEPSQDIDMDFHDRYSRHLRLPEVGMEGQKRLEAARVLLVGAGGLGSPAAFYLAAAGVGTIRLADDDVVDRSNLQRQILHTDERIGIAKVESAAAALTALNPRTTIEAVAERITSANVERLLHGVDVVVDGADNFPARYLLNDACVKLGKPLVYGAVHRFEGQAGVFDAGRHRGIAPCYRCLFPEPPPPEAAPNCAEAGVLGVLPGVIGLLQATEAIKLILGIGEPLAGRLLHFDALSMRFRETRLSPDPGCAVCAPGRAFPGYIDYAAFCAGG encoded by the coding sequence ATGAGCATCCCCGAAATCAGCCCTCGCCAAGCCCAGGAACGCCAAGCGCGTGGCGCGATCCTGATCGACGTCCGCGAAGCGCACGAACGCGCGCTCGGGATGGCGCAATCCGCGCGCGGCGTCGCCAAGGCCGAGCTCGAATCGGATCCGGCGACGCATCTGCCGCAGCGCGACGCGGAAATCCTGCTGATCTGCCAATCCGGCGCGCGTTCGCTGCAGGCTGCGGAGGCATTGCAAGCTCAGGGCTATGCGGACATCGCTTCCGTTCAGGGCGGCACCACGCGCTGGATCGCCGATGGCCTGCCGGTCGCCGAGCCGTCGCAGGATATCGACATGGATTTCCACGACCGCTATTCGCGCCATCTTCGCCTGCCTGAAGTCGGCATGGAGGGGCAGAAGCGGCTCGAAGCCGCGCGCGTGCTGCTGGTCGGGGCCGGCGGGCTCGGTTCGCCGGCCGCTTTCTATCTCGCGGCGGCAGGCGTCGGCACGATTCGCCTCGCCGACGACGACGTGGTGGACCGCAGCAACTTGCAGCGCCAAATCCTGCATACCGATGAGCGCATCGGCATCGCCAAGGTCGAATCCGCGGCGGCCGCGCTGACGGCGCTCAACCCGCGCACGACGATCGAAGCCGTGGCCGAGCGCATCACCAGCGCCAACGTCGAACGCTTGCTCCATGGCGTCGATGTCGTGGTTGACGGCGCCGACAACTTCCCGGCGCGCTACCTGCTGAACGATGCCTGCGTGAAGCTGGGCAAGCCGCTGGTGTACGGCGCGGTGCATCGTTTCGAAGGGCAGGCGGGCGTGTTCGATGCCGGCCGCCATCGCGGCATCGCGCCGTGCTATCGCTGCCTGTTCCCGGAGCCGCCGCCGCCGGAAGCCGCGCCCAATTGCGCCGAGGCCGGCGTGCTCGGCGTGCTGCCCGGCGTGATCGGCCTGTTGCAGGCGACCGAAGCGATCAAGCTGATCCTGGGCATCGGCGAGCCGCTGGCGGGGCGCCTGCTGCACTTCGATGCGCTGTCGATGCGTTTCCGCGAGACGCGGCTGTCGCCCGATCCCGGTTGCGCCGTTTGCGCACCCGGGCGCGCATTCCCGGGTTACATCGACTACGCGGCGTTCTGCGCCGGCGGCTAA
- the folD gene encoding bifunctional methylenetetrahydrofolate dehydrogenase/methenyltetrahydrofolate cyclohydrolase FolD produces MTAKILDGKRIADDLLDGLKRQVDARVAAGKARPGLAVVLVGSDPASQSYVRNKRRAAEKVGIRALDFDFPTGATEAELLALIDRLNADPAVHGILVQLPLPGIPDATRLIHRIDPRKDVDGFHPENVGHLALRQFGLRPCTPRGITTLLAYTDRPVRGQSATIVGVSNHVGRPMALELLIAGCTVTSCHKFTPPEVLRRHIGEADILVVAVGRPRLIPGDWVKPGAVVIDVGINRLEDGRLVGDVGFSEAAERASWITPVPGGVGPMTVATLMQNTLEAAEAAEA; encoded by the coding sequence ATGACCGCAAAAATCCTCGACGGCAAACGCATCGCCGATGACCTGCTCGATGGCCTCAAGCGCCAGGTCGACGCCCGCGTTGCCGCCGGCAAGGCTCGGCCGGGATTGGCGGTGGTGCTGGTGGGCAGCGACCCGGCCTCGCAGTCCTACGTGCGCAACAAGCGGCGCGCGGCCGAAAAGGTCGGGATCCGCGCCCTGGACTTCGACTTTCCAACCGGCGCCACCGAGGCCGAGCTGCTGGCCCTGATCGACCGCCTGAACGCCGACCCGGCCGTGCACGGCATCCTGGTCCAGCTGCCGCTGCCGGGCATCCCCGACGCGACGCGTCTGATCCACCGGATCGACCCACGCAAGGACGTCGACGGCTTCCACCCCGAGAACGTCGGCCACCTGGCCCTGCGCCAGTTCGGCCTGCGGCCCTGCACGCCGCGCGGGATCACCACGCTGCTGGCCTACACCGACCGGCCGGTGCGCGGCCAGTCGGCGACGATCGTGGGGGTCAGCAACCACGTCGGCCGGCCGATGGCGCTGGAACTGCTGATCGCCGGCTGCACGGTCACCAGCTGCCACAAGTTCACTCCGCCGGAAGTGCTGCGCCGGCATATCGGCGAGGCGGACATTCTGGTGGTGGCGGTCGGCCGGCCGCGGCTGATCCCGGGCGACTGGGTCAAACCAGGCGCGGTGGTGATCGATGTCGGCATCAACCGGCTGGAAGACGGCCGTCTGGTCGGGGATGTGGGCTTCAGCGAGGCCGCAGAGCGGGCCAGCTGGATCACGCCGGTGCCGGGCGGGGTAGGGCCGATGACCGTGGCGACCCTGATGCAGAACACGCTGGAAGCCGCCGAGGCGGCCGAAGCTTAA
- a CDS encoding YciI family protein — protein MRVMVFVKAAELGDAKAPTPEELEAFAAMDRFTEELVTAGVFVAAAGLKTGAEAKRITFDGTELAIVDGPFAESKEVVAGFSIWQVRDMNEALAWVKRAPLTADSIMEILPFYEAEDLAAFVTPEELATPRSGERGKLGVA, from the coding sequence ATGCGAGTCATGGTGTTTGTCAAAGCCGCCGAACTCGGCGATGCGAAGGCCCCCACGCCCGAAGAACTCGAGGCGTTCGCCGCAATGGACCGGTTCACCGAAGAGCTGGTCACGGCCGGCGTCTTCGTCGCCGCAGCGGGCCTGAAGACCGGCGCGGAAGCCAAGCGGATCACCTTCGACGGGACCGAGCTGGCGATCGTCGACGGACCGTTCGCCGAGAGCAAAGAAGTGGTCGCCGGCTTCTCGATTTGGCAGGTTCGGGACATGAACGAAGCTCTGGCCTGGGTGAAGCGAGCGCCGCTGACGGCGGACAGCATCATGGAAATCCTGCCGTTCTACGAGGCCGAAGATCTGGCCGCGTTCGTGACGCCCGAGGAGCTCGCGACGCCCCGTAGCGGCGAGCGCGGAAAGCTCGGCGTCGCCTGA
- a CDS encoding DUF1244 domain-containing protein, which produces MTADHETTLLEAAAFRRLVHHLMHERPDVQNIDLMILAGFCRNCLSDWYREAAEARGIAMTKDEAREAIYGMPFAEWKAKHQHEATPEQLAAFDAAQRAHPKAGAP; this is translated from the coding sequence ATGACCGCCGACCACGAAACCACCCTGCTCGAAGCCGCCGCCTTCCGCCGCCTGGTGCATCACCTGATGCACGAACGCCCGGATGTGCAGAACATCGACCTGATGATCCTCGCCGGCTTTTGCCGCAACTGCCTGTCCGACTGGTATCGCGAAGCCGCCGAGGCGCGCGGCATCGCCATGACCAAGGACGAGGCGCGCGAAGCGATTTACGGCATGCCTTTCGCGGAATGGAAGGCGAAGCACCAGCACGAAGCGACGCCGGAACAATTGGCCGCATTCGATGCCGCGCAACGCGCGCACCCAAAGGCAGGCGCCCCATGA
- a CDS encoding alpha/beta hydrolase, with protein sequence MKFVWSLATVLALVYAGLCALMYFKQRDLIYYPQITRVDPAQTDFSMQREGLVLRGWTVNPGRAKAIVYFGGNGESIQDSRDEFARWFPGHSVYLVAYRGYGASDGQPDEKTLLADALAVFDRVQSQHPGQSVSVIGRSLGSGVAAYVASKRPVDRLVLVTPYDSLAEIGQAHYPWLPVRWLSTQRYESAAYLAGYKRPLLVVRADRDEIIPAESTARLIASLPQPPQVVTLPDTGHNGLNDKPEYGQSLSAFLQ encoded by the coding sequence ATGAAATTCGTCTGGTCGCTGGCAACCGTGCTCGCGCTGGTCTACGCCGGCCTCTGCGCGCTGATGTACTTCAAACAGCGAGACTTGATCTATTACCCTCAGATCACCCGCGTCGATCCTGCGCAGACCGATTTTTCGATGCAGCGCGAAGGCCTGGTCCTGCGCGGCTGGACGGTCAATCCCGGCCGCGCGAAGGCGATCGTCTACTTCGGCGGCAACGGCGAGAGCATCCAGGACAGCCGCGACGAATTCGCACGCTGGTTTCCCGGCCACAGCGTGTACCTGGTGGCTTATCGCGGCTACGGCGCCAGCGATGGGCAACCCGACGAAAAAACGCTGCTCGCCGATGCGCTGGCCGTCTTCGACCGCGTGCAGTCGCAGCATCCGGGCCAGTCGGTATCGGTGATCGGCCGCAGCCTGGGCAGCGGCGTGGCCGCTTATGTCGCATCGAAACGGCCGGTCGACCGATTGGTGCTGGTCACGCCGTACGACAGTCTCGCCGAAATCGGCCAGGCCCATTACCCATGGCTGCCGGTGCGCTGGCTGTCGACGCAGCGCTACGAATCGGCCGCCTATCTTGCCGGCTACAAGCGGCCGCTGCTGGTCGTACGCGCAGATCGCGACGAGATCATCCCCGCCGAAAGCACCGCGCGCCTGATCGCCTCTTTGCCCCAGCCGCCGCAGGTGGTCACGTTGCCCGATACGGGCCACAACGGATTGAACGACAAGCCCGAATACGGCCAGTCGCTGAGCGCTTTTCTGCAATGA
- the guaB gene encoding IMP dehydrogenase, translating to MLRIQAEALTYDDVSLVPAHSTVLPKDVSLATRLTRDLRLTLPIVSAAMDTVTEARLAITMAQLGGIGIIHKNLSLEQQAAEVARVKKFEAGVIREPFTVSPETTIGEVLNLTRARNISGVPVVDGGQLVGIVTGRDMRFETKLDDPVRHIMTKKERLITVREGASDEEVLQLLHKHRIEKVLVVNDGFELRGLITVKDIQKARDNPNAAKDSSERLLVGAAVGVGGDTEQRIEALAAAGVDVVIVDTAHGHSQGVIDRVAWTKKNYPHLQVIGGNIVTGDAALALMDAGADAVKVGVGPGSICTTRIVAGVGVPQITAVSMVAEALQDRIPLIADGGIRYSGDIGKAIVAGASTVMVGGLFAGTEESPGETELFQGRSYKSYRGMGSLGAMEKGSKDRYFQDASDADKLVPEGIEGRVPYRGPLSNVVHQLAGGLRATMGYVGCATIEEMRKKPSFVKVTGAGQRESHVHDVQITKEPPNYRMG from the coding sequence ATGCTGCGCATCCAGGCTGAAGCGCTCACCTACGACGACGTATCCCTCGTCCCCGCGCATTCCACCGTCCTTCCCAAGGACGTCTCGCTCGCGACACGTCTCACCCGCGACCTGCGCCTCACTTTGCCCATCGTGTCCGCCGCCATGGACACCGTCACCGAGGCGCGGCTGGCCATCACCATGGCCCAGCTCGGCGGCATCGGCATCATCCACAAGAACCTGTCGTTAGAGCAGCAGGCGGCCGAAGTGGCCCGGGTCAAGAAATTCGAAGCCGGCGTGATCCGCGAACCGTTCACCGTGAGCCCGGAAACGACCATCGGCGAAGTGCTCAACCTCACCCGCGCGCGCAACATCTCCGGCGTGCCGGTCGTCGACGGCGGCCAGCTGGTCGGCATCGTCACCGGGCGCGACATGCGCTTCGAGACCAAGCTCGACGATCCGGTCCGCCACATCATGACCAAGAAGGAACGCCTGATCACCGTGCGCGAAGGCGCCAGCGACGAGGAAGTGCTGCAGCTGCTGCACAAGCACCGCATCGAAAAGGTGTTGGTGGTCAACGACGGCTTCGAATTGCGCGGGCTGATCACGGTCAAGGACATCCAGAAGGCGCGCGACAATCCCAACGCCGCGAAAGATTCGTCCGAGCGCCTGCTGGTCGGCGCCGCGGTCGGCGTCGGCGGCGATACCGAACAACGCATCGAAGCGCTCGCGGCGGCCGGCGTGGACGTGGTGATCGTCGACACCGCACACGGCCATTCGCAAGGCGTGATCGACCGCGTCGCCTGGACCAAGAAAAACTACCCGCACCTGCAGGTGATCGGCGGCAATATCGTCACCGGCGACGCCGCATTGGCATTGATGGATGCCGGCGCGGACGCGGTGAAAGTCGGCGTCGGTCCGGGTTCGATCTGCACCACACGCATCGTCGCCGGCGTCGGCGTACCGCAGATCACGGCGGTGTCCATGGTGGCGGAGGCGTTGCAGGACCGCATTCCGCTGATCGCCGATGGCGGCATCCGTTACTCGGGCGATATCGGCAAGGCGATCGTCGCCGGCGCCTCCACGGTGATGGTGGGCGGCCTGTTCGCCGGCACCGAGGAATCGCCGGGGGAGACCGAACTTTTCCAGGGCCGCAGCTACAAGAGCTACCGCGGCATGGGTTCGCTCGGCGCGATGGAGAAGGGGTCGAAGGACCGTTATTTCCAGGATGCGAGCGATGCGGACAAGCTGGTGCCGGAAGGCATCGAGGGCCGCGTGCCGTATCGCGGGCCGCTGAGCAACGTAGTCCACCAGCTGGCCGGCGGCCTGCGCGCGACGATGGGTTATGTCGGCTGCGCGACCATCGAAGAGATGCGCAAGAAGCCGTCGTTCGTGAAAGTCACCGGTGCCGGGCAGCGCGAGAGTCATGTGCACGATGTGCAGATTACGAAGGAACCGCCGAACTATCGGATGGGGTGA
- a CDS encoding molybdopterin molybdotransferase MoeA, with protein MNEFPTRIAFEQARSIVESVAAGRQLPSEGLALPRAHGRVLAQDAITAIPLPPFDNSAMDGYALRHADLGSDGDTALRLVGEQFAGLSLDLRIGPGQCSRITTGAPMPQGADTVVMKENTRIDGDTVRVLIAPKPGAHVRRAGEDTKIGDRVLQAGQPLTPSRIALAASIGMAALEVAQRPTVAVFTTGDELVEPGLPLRPGQIYNSNRELLMGLLRADGLEPTAWPTLPDDPARIESMLRDAAQAFDIVITCGAVSAGEKDFIPTLLQSQGRVHFWKVRMRPGMPLLFGELERALFLGLPGNPVSVLATYLTLGRMLVDGLQGRGEPRPRFFARLSAPWHKAHERLEFLRGRLQSASDGILHVQPNPADGSHRMRAAADSDALIVLPERVADYAVGGVVEVLPY; from the coding sequence ATGAACGAATTCCCGACCCGGATCGCATTCGAACAGGCGCGCAGCATCGTCGAAAGCGTCGCTGCCGGCCGCCAACTGCCGAGCGAAGGGCTCGCACTGCCGCGCGCGCATGGCCGAGTGCTGGCCCAGGACGCGATCACCGCGATCCCGCTGCCGCCATTCGACAACTCGGCGATGGACGGCTATGCCTTGCGTCACGCGGATCTGGGCAGCGACGGCGACACGGCATTGCGCCTGGTCGGCGAGCAGTTCGCCGGCCTGTCACTGGATCTGCGCATCGGGCCGGGACAATGCTCGCGCATCACCACCGGCGCGCCGATGCCGCAAGGCGCCGATACCGTGGTAATGAAAGAAAATACGCGGATCGACGGCGATACCGTGCGTGTTCTAATCGCACCCAAGCCGGGCGCGCACGTGCGCCGCGCAGGCGAGGATACGAAGATCGGCGACCGCGTGCTGCAGGCGGGACAGCCGTTGACGCCTTCGCGCATCGCTTTGGCCGCGTCGATAGGCATGGCCGCGCTCGAAGTCGCGCAGCGTCCCACGGTGGCGGTGTTCACCACCGGCGACGAGCTGGTCGAGCCGGGACTGCCGTTACGACCGGGCCAGATCTACAACTCCAATCGCGAATTGCTGATGGGCCTGCTGCGCGCCGACGGCCTGGAGCCGACGGCATGGCCGACGCTGCCGGACGATCCGGCGCGTATCGAGTCGATGTTGCGCGACGCGGCGCAGGCATTCGACATCGTGATCACCTGCGGCGCGGTATCGGCCGGCGAGAAGGACTTCATTCCCACCTTGCTGCAATCGCAAGGCCGCGTGCATTTCTGGAAGGTGCGCATGCGCCCGGGGATGCCGCTGCTGTTCGGCGAACTGGAGCGTGCGCTGTTCCTGGGCTTGCCGGGCAACCCGGTATCGGTATTGGCGACCTATCTGACGCTGGGCCGCATGCTGGTCGACGGTTTGCAAGGCAGGGGGGAGCCGCGGCCGCGTTTCTTCGCGCGCCTGTCCGCGCCGTGGCATAAGGCGCACGAGCGTCTGGAGTTCTTACGCGGCCGGTTGCAATCCGCCTCGGACGGCATTCTGCATGTTCAACCGAATCCTGCGGACGGCTCGCACCGGATGCGCGCGGCGGCCGATAGCGATGCGTTGATCGTGTTGCCGGAGCGGGTGGCGGACTATGCGGTCGGCGGCGTGGTGGAAGTGTTGCCGTACTAG